A single window of Streptomyces xanthii DNA harbors:
- a CDS encoding LPFR motif small protein, whose product MLKAIADVLRAIGGAIATVVTLPFRAVARLFGGASDTAHGRH is encoded by the coding sequence ATGCTGAAAGCCATCGCCGACGTCCTCCGGGCGATCGGCGGCGCCATCGCCACCGTCGTCACCCTGCCCTTCCGTGCCGTCGCCCGCCTCTTCGGCGGCGCGTCCGACACCGCCCACGGCAGGCACTGA
- a CDS encoding alcohol dehydrogenase catalytic domain-containing protein, with the protein MRALTWHGKRDVRVDHVKDPVLQEPDDILVRTTSTGLCGSDLHLYEVLGPYLDPGDILGHEPMGVVEDIGADVTELAVGDRVVVPFNISCGHCHMCGLGLHSQCETTQVKERGMGAALFGYTKLYGQVPGGQAEFLRVPFGNDLPVRVPHGPPDDRYVFLSDVLPTAWQAVAYADIPPGGSVTVLGLGPIGAMAARIALHRGAGLVVGVDLVDSRLARARQDGATVLDLREHGKDIGRAVRELTDGRGTDAVIDAVGMEAHGGPVPKAAQWGVNLLPDALAARVMERAGVDRLSALYAAVDIVRRGGTISVSGVYGGAADPLPMLTMFDKQIQLRMGQANVKRWVGDILPLLTDEDPLGVDTFATHHLPLEDGPRAYEMFQAKTDGMVKTLFRP; encoded by the coding sequence ATGCGCGCACTGACCTGGCACGGCAAACGGGACGTGCGAGTGGACCACGTGAAGGACCCGGTGCTCCAGGAACCCGACGACATCCTCGTCCGCACCACCTCGACCGGCCTGTGCGGATCCGACCTCCACCTCTACGAAGTCCTCGGGCCCTACCTGGATCCCGGCGACATCCTCGGACACGAACCCATGGGCGTCGTCGAGGACATCGGCGCGGACGTGACGGAACTCGCCGTGGGCGACCGGGTCGTGGTGCCGTTCAACATCTCGTGCGGGCACTGCCACATGTGCGGACTCGGGCTGCACTCCCAGTGTGAGACGACGCAGGTGAAGGAGCGCGGCATGGGAGCCGCGCTCTTCGGCTACACCAAGCTCTACGGCCAGGTCCCGGGCGGACAGGCCGAGTTCCTGCGCGTCCCGTTCGGCAACGACCTGCCCGTCAGGGTCCCGCACGGCCCGCCGGACGACCGGTACGTCTTCCTCTCCGACGTCCTGCCGACGGCCTGGCAGGCGGTCGCGTACGCGGACATCCCGCCCGGCGGCAGCGTCACCGTGCTCGGCCTGGGCCCGATCGGCGCGATGGCCGCGCGCATCGCCCTGCACCGGGGCGCGGGCCTCGTCGTGGGCGTCGACCTGGTGGACTCGAGGCTCGCCCGGGCACGGCAGGACGGCGCCACCGTTCTCGACCTGCGCGAACACGGCAAGGACATCGGGCGGGCCGTCCGTGAGCTCACCGACGGGCGCGGCACCGACGCGGTGATCGACGCCGTCGGCATGGAAGCACACGGCGGCCCGGTCCCGAAGGCGGCCCAATGGGGCGTGAACCTGCTCCCCGACGCCCTGGCCGCACGCGTCATGGAACGCGCCGGCGTCGACCGCCTCAGCGCCCTGTACGCCGCCGTCGACATCGTCCGCCGGGGCGGCACGATCTCGGTCTCCGGCGTGTACGGCGGAGCGGCGGACCCGCTGCCGATGCTGACCATGTTCGACAAGCAGATCCAGTTGCGCATGGGGCAGGCGAACGTGAAGCGCTGGGTCGGGGACATCCTGCCGCTGCTCACCGACGAGGACCCGCTCGGGGTGGACACGTTCGCCACGCACCACCTGCCGCTGGAGGACGGACCCCGCGCGTACGAGATGTTCCAGGCCAAGACCGACGGCATGGTGAAGACGCTGTTCCGGCCGTGA
- a CDS encoding metallophosphoesterase family protein, which yields MTRVAAVGDIHMGPDSQGLLRPAYETLPEHADLLLLAGDLTRHGTPEEARVVAREVEGLPVPVIAVLGNHDHHDERPDTVRAVLRDAGVHVLEGQGTVVDVDGVRVGVAGTKGFGGGFAGRCGSEFGEPLMKEFIRYTRRCAEGLRTALEELAEQDCAVRVALTHFSPVPDTLAGEPPEIYPFLGSYLLAEAIDAAGADLAVHGHAHAGTEHGMTGGGVPVRNVAQPVIRKAFSVYSFPDAA from the coding sequence ATGACGCGCGTAGCGGCCGTGGGCGACATTCACATGGGCCCGGACAGCCAGGGTCTGCTGCGGCCCGCGTACGAGACGCTGCCCGAGCACGCCGACCTGCTGCTGCTGGCCGGTGATCTCACCCGGCACGGCACACCGGAGGAGGCCCGGGTCGTGGCGCGCGAGGTCGAGGGGCTCCCGGTGCCGGTGATCGCCGTCCTCGGCAATCACGACCACCACGACGAGCGGCCGGACACCGTCCGCGCCGTGCTCCGCGACGCGGGCGTCCACGTCCTGGAGGGGCAGGGGACGGTCGTCGACGTGGACGGCGTACGGGTGGGGGTCGCCGGGACCAAGGGGTTCGGCGGTGGTTTCGCCGGGCGGTGCGGCAGCGAGTTCGGTGAGCCGCTGATGAAGGAGTTCATCCGGTACACCCGCCGCTGCGCCGAGGGACTGCGCACCGCGCTGGAGGAGTTGGCGGAACAGGACTGCGCCGTCCGCGTCGCGCTCACACACTTCTCACCGGTGCCGGACACGCTCGCCGGGGAACCGCCCGAGATCTATCCGTTCCTCGGCAGTTATCTGCTGGCGGAGGCCATCGACGCGGCGGGCGCCGACCTCGCGGTGCACGGGCATGCGCACGCGGGCACGGAGCACGGGATGACCGGCGGCGGCGTCCCCGTACGCAATGTGGCGCAGCCGGTGATCCGGAAGGCATTCAGCGTGTAC
- a CDS encoding DUF5709 domain-containing protein → MSDQEDRTDPDGRGRADDAYQPTGGNEEQEDAAALDLQNAVDERTYDDMVDEGYSPPEKPLGVTKKGTTAAEQREGETLDERLRQERGEQEPPTGDGVGDLPGGEGEPVDPEAGDRRSGRLVAPDEGAHPDATKESAAADRGIDGGAAGAEEAAVHEIHDVDLPPLPDDR, encoded by the coding sequence ATGAGCGACCAGGAAGACCGCACCGATCCGGACGGCCGGGGCAGGGCGGACGACGCCTACCAGCCCACCGGCGGCAACGAGGAGCAGGAGGACGCTGCGGCGCTCGATCTGCAGAACGCGGTGGACGAGCGGACGTACGACGACATGGTCGACGAGGGATACTCGCCGCCCGAGAAGCCGCTGGGTGTCACCAAGAAGGGCACGACGGCGGCCGAGCAGCGCGAGGGCGAGACTCTCGACGAACGGCTGCGGCAGGAACGCGGCGAGCAGGAGCCGCCCACGGGCGACGGTGTCGGCGATCTGCCCGGCGGCGAGGGCGAGCCGGTCGACCCGGAGGCCGGGGACCGCAGGTCCGGACGGCTCGTGGCACCTGACGAGGGTGCTCACCCGGATGCCACGAAGGAGTCCGCCGCGGCCGACCGGGGCATCGACGGCGGCGCGGCCGGAGCCGAGGAGGCGGCGGTGCACGAGATCCACGACGTGGACCTGCCGCCGCTCCCGGACGACCGTTAG
- a CDS encoding nucleotidyltransferase family protein, with protein sequence MTPNAEGVTPHLSDAVTALRPVTPVGPPAELPPDLNQAILEAAKQVASVLKKQGHDFALAGSVAVFAHGGAGNLQHDVDFCIRPEDAEAVAATLENAGLAVHVPPEDWLIKAKCLGQDVDLIFELAHEPVTPELLARATELPLDSVRMPVLAPTDLLCALLSAFSEHYCDFGAVLPMARQLREKIDWQRVDRECGDAPMPDAFLYLLERLQIITPRIRALDEEEQSAPGRHP encoded by the coding sequence ATGACTCCGAACGCGGAGGGCGTCACGCCCCACCTGTCCGATGCGGTGACGGCGCTGCGGCCGGTCACTCCCGTGGGGCCTCCCGCCGAACTGCCCCCCGACCTCAACCAGGCCATTCTGGAGGCGGCCAAACAAGTGGCCTCCGTGCTGAAGAAGCAGGGCCATGATTTCGCCCTCGCCGGCAGCGTCGCGGTCTTCGCGCACGGCGGTGCCGGGAACCTCCAGCACGACGTGGACTTCTGCATCAGGCCCGAGGACGCCGAGGCGGTCGCGGCCACGCTCGAGAACGCCGGCCTCGCCGTCCACGTACCGCCCGAGGACTGGCTCATCAAGGCCAAGTGTCTCGGCCAGGACGTCGACCTCATCTTCGAGCTGGCGCACGAGCCGGTGACGCCGGAACTGCTGGCCCGTGCGACGGAGTTGCCGCTCGACTCGGTACGTATGCCGGTGCTGGCGCCGACCGATCTGCTGTGCGCGCTGCTGTCCGCGTTCTCCGAGCACTACTGCGATTTCGGGGCCGTGCTGCCGATGGCGCGGCAACTGCGGGAGAAGATCGACTGGCAGCGGGTCGACCGGGAGTGCGGGGACGCGCCCATGCCCGACGCGTTCCTCTATCTGCTGGAGCGTCTGCAGATCATCACGCCCCGGATCCGCGCCCTGGACGAGGAGGAACAGTCGGCACCGGGGAGGCACCCATGA